One genomic segment of Brassica napus cultivar Da-Ae chromosome A3, Da-Ae, whole genome shotgun sequence includes these proteins:
- the LOC106434159 gene encoding BTB/POZ and MATH domain-containing protein 1 isoform X2, with protein MNKTRVCGEVSKSPSKPLTSSTSVTETVNGFHEFKISGYSLTKGVGVGKYVASDTFTVGGHSWAIYFYPDGKSPEDNSSHVSLFIALASEGADVRALFELTLVDQSGNEKHKVHSHFGRALESGPYTLKYRGSMWGYKRFFRRDSLETSDYLKDDSLLVRCRVGVVKSCTEGPRDYNINVPVSNLGQQLGSLLESGKGCDVTFEVDGETFSAHKLVLATRSRVFRAQLFGPLRDRDTDRIEIEDVEASIFKDVLFKNLPSGIFSWDATPVVEFTHPG; from the exons ATGAACAAAACTAGGGTTTGCGGTGAGGTTTCCAAATCTCCGTCGAAACCTCTCACGTCATCAACCTCCGTCACGGAAACCGTCAACGGCTTCCACGAATTCAAAATCAGCGGCTACTCTCTCACCAAAGGCGTCGGAGTCGGCAAATACGTCGCCTCCGATACCTTCACCGTCGGCGGTCACTCGTGGGCGATCTACTTCTACCCCGACGGAAAGAGTCCGGAGGATAACTCCTCTCACGTTTCTCTGTTCATTGCCTTGGCGAGTGAAGGAGCTGATGTGAGGGCTTTGTTCGAGCTCACGCTCGTTGACCAGAGTGGTAATGAGAAGCACAAGGTTCATAGCCATTTCGGAAGAGCGCTCGAGAGTGGGCCCTATACTCTTAAGTATCGTGGAAGCATGTG GGGATACAAGCGGTTTTTCAGGAGGGATAGTCTAGAgacatcagactatctcaaggATGATAGTCTCTTGGTTCGGTGCCGTGTCGGTGTGGTTAAGTCTTGCACGGAGGGACCGAGGGACTACAATATCAATGTACCAGTTTCTAACTTGGGCCAACAGCTGGGGAGTCTTTTGGAAAGTGGGAAAGGTTGTGATGTTACTTTTGAAGTCGATGGAGAAACATTCTCTGCTCACAAGCTGGTTCTTGCTACGCGTTCACGAGTTTTCAGGGCGCAGCTTTTTGGACCGTTAAGAGACAGAGATACCGACCGTATAGAGATAGAAGACGTGGAGGCCTCCATTTTTAAG
- the BNAA03G07450D gene encoding membrane protein PM19L, protein MASGGSKSAAFMLLLLNLGLYFVVTVIASWAVNHGIERARESASVLSLPSKIFPIYFPVGNMATGFFVIFSLIAGVVGMATSLSGIMNVLEWDSPNLHSAAASSLVSWSLTLLAMGLACKEINIGWTEANLRTLEVLTIIVSGTQLLCTGAIHVGVGETVAAERPHAGRV, encoded by the exons ATGGCTTCAGGAGGATCAAAGTCGGCAGCTTTCATGCTTCTGTTGCTGAATCTTGGCCTCTATTTTGTAGTCACCGTCATCGCTTCCTGGGCTGTTAATCACGGCATCGAGAGAGCTCGCGAGTCCG CGTCGGTGCTGTCTCTCCCGTCAAAGATCTTCCCGATATACTTCCCGGTGGGGAACATGGCGACTGGCTTTTTCGTAATATTCTCGTTGATCGCCGGGGTCGTCGGAATGGCGACGTCACTCAGCGGGATCATGAACGTTCTTGAGTGGGACTCTCCGAATCTCCACTCTGCCGCCGCTTCCTCTCTCGTCTCCTGGTCGCTCACTCTCCTCGCCATGGG ATTGGCTTGTAAGGAGATCAATATCGGCTGGACCGAAGCCAATCTA AGAACTCTTGAAGTGTTAACAATAATTGTAAGTGGTACTCAGTTGTTGTGTACCGGAGCCATTCACGTCGGAGTTGGAGAAACAGTCGCCGCGGAGAGGCCTCATGCGGGAAGGGTTTGA
- the LOC106434122 gene encoding protein FAR1-RELATED SEQUENCE 12, translating into MESSATEHSGFNTMVTKAYPLRILNHNTEEHNNSGGGAEPYVGLEFDTAEEAREYYNVYAARTGFKARTGQLYRSRTDGTVSSRRFVCSKEGFQLNSRTGCTAFIRVQRRDTGKWVLDQIQKEHNHELGGEAEETTTTTTPRPVRAPAPTKLATTVNQHRPKMKVVDESDREQRSSSKSSLKRFKSCSVGEGEVSNDHHSKVVSGSEPYAGLEFASANEACQFYQAYAEVVGFRVRIGQLFRSKVDNSITSRRFVCSREGFQHPSRMGCGAYMRIKRQDSGGWIVDRLNKDHNHDLEPGKKNQDGLKKITDDVTGGLDSVELIELNNNNNKHIKKATSRENRIGKEWYPLLLDYFQSKQTEDMGFFYAVELDVHNGSCLSLFWADSRARFACSQFGDAVVFDTSYRKGSYSVPFATFVGFNHHRQPVLLGCAMVADESKDSFVWLFQTWLRAMSGRPPRSVVADQDSSIQQALSQVFPGAHRRYSAWQMREKERENLRPFPSEFKYEYEKCIYQSQTVVEFDSVWNSLINKYGLRDDVWLREIYERREHWAPAYLRASFFAGIPINGAFEPFFGPSLDALTPLREFIGRYEQGLEQRREEERKEDFNSYNLQPFLQTKEPVEEQCRRLYTLTVFRIFQNELVQSYSYLCLKTYEEGAMSRFLVRKCGNESEKHAVTFNATNLNSSCSCQMFEHEGLLCRHVLKVFNLLEVKELPSKYILHRWTKNAEFGFVRDMESGVSSQDLKALMVWSLREAASKYIEFGTSSLEKYKLAYEIMREGGKKLCWQR; encoded by the exons ATGGAGAG TTCAGCTACTGAGCATAGCGGTTTCAACACCATGGTAACAAAAGCATACCCACTACGGATTCTGAACCACAACACGGAAGAACATAACAACTCAGGAGGAGGAGCCGAGCCTTACGTGGGACTAGAGTTCGACACAGCAGAGGAAGCTCGCGAGTACTACAACGTCTACGCTGCGAGAACCGGGTTCAAAGCGAGGACTGGCCAGCTGTACAGATCGAGAACTGATGGAACCGTTTCTTCGAGGAGGTTCGTTTGCTCTAAGGAAGGCTTTCAGTTGAATTCAAGAACCGGATGCACTGCTTTCATCCGCGTCCAGAGAAGGGACACAGGGAAGTGGGTTCTTGACCAGATCCAGAAAGAGCATAACCACGAGCTCGGTGGTGAAGCTGAGGAGACAACGACTACTACTACTCCCCGTCCGGTGAGAGCTCCTGCTCCTACTAAGCTTGCTACAACTGTTAATCAGCATAGACCGAAGATGAAAGTTGTTGATGAGTCTGACAGAGAGCAAAGATCTTCTTCCAAAAGCTCTCTCAAACGCTTCAAAAGCTGTAGCGTTGGTGAAGGAGAAGTGAGCAACGATCATCATTCTAAAGTCGTTTCCGGTAGTGAACCCTACGCAGGTTTGGAGTTTGCTTCGGCTAACGAAGCGTGTCAGTTCTATCAGGCTTATGCTGAAGTCGTCGGGTTTAGAGTCCGGATCGGTCAGCTGTTCAGATCCAAAGTGGACAACTCGATCACTTCGAGACGGTTTGTTTGTTCTAGAGAAGGGTTTCAGCATCCTTCTAGAATGGGCTGCGGAGCATACATGAGGATCAAGAGACAAGACTCGGGCGGATGGATAGTAGACCGGCTCAACAAAGATCATAACCACGACCTCGAACCGGGGAAAAAGAACCAAGACGGTTTGAAAAAGATAACTGACGATGTCACAGGAGGGTTAGACTCCGTTGAGCTAATCGAactaaacaacaacaacaacaaacacatCAAGAAAGCTACATCAAGAGAGAACAGAATCGGGAAAGAATGGTATCCTCTCCTTCTCGACTACTTCCAGTCCAAACAAACCGAAGACATGGGGTTCTTCTACGCTGTTGAGTTAGATGTTCATAACGGAAGCTGTCTCAGTCTCTTCTGGGCGGATAGCAGAGCGAGATTCGCTTGTAGTCAGTTCGGCGACGCAGTTGTGTTCGACACTTCTTACAGAAAAGGAAGCTACTCTGTCCCCTTCGCTACTTTCGTCGGCTTTAACCATCATCGACAACCAGTGCTTCTCGGCTGCGCCATGGTCGCCGACGAGTCTAAAGATAGTTTCGTATGGTTGTTTCAGACATGGCTCCGCGCCATGTCTGGCCGTCCTCCGAGGTCGGTCGTAGCCGATCAAGACTCTTCTATTCAGCAAGCTTTGTCTCAGGTCTTCCCCGGGGCGCATCGAAGGTACTCAGCTTGGCAGATGAGGGAGAAGGAACGGGAGAATCTCAGACCGTTCCCGAGCGAGTTCAAGTACGAGTACGAGAAATGTATATACCAGAGTCAGACCGTGGTTGAGTTTGATTCAGTTTGGAACTCTCTCATCAACAAGTACGGTCTCAGAGACGACGTCTGGCTCAGAGAGATCTACGAGCGCCGCGAGCATTGGGCTCCTGCCTATCTAAGAGCTAGCTTCTTCGCCGGGATCCCGATCAACGGAGCCTTCGAGCCGTTCTTTGGCCCTTCTCTCGACGCTCTGACTCCTCTCAGAGAGTTCATTGGAAGATATGAGCAAGGGCTCGAGCAGAGACGCGAGGAGGAGAGGAAAGAGGATTTCAACTCTTACAACTTGCAGCCTTTCTTGCAGACGAAGGAGCCTGTGGAGGAACAGTGCAGGAGGCTCTACACTCTCACCGTCTTCAGAATCTTCCAGAACGAGCTTGTTCAGTCTTACAGCTACCTTTGTTTGAAGACCTACGAGGAAGGAGCGATGAGCAGGTTCTTGGTGAGGAAATGCGGGAACGAGAGCGAGAAACACGCGGTGACTTTCAACGCGACGAATCTGAACTCGAGCTGCAGCTGTCAGATGTTTGAGCACGAAGGGCTTTTGTGTAGACATGTGTTGAAAGTGTTTAATCTGCTGGAAGTGAAAGAGCTTCCGTCTAAGTATATACTCCACAGGTGGACAAAGAATGCTGAGTTTGGGTTTGTGCGCGATATGGAGTCTGGTGTGAGCTCTCAGGATCTCAAGGCGTTGATGGTTTGGAGTCTGAGAGAGGCTGCTTCTAAGTATATAGAGTTCGGGACTTCGTCTCTGGAGAAGTATAAGCTTGCTTATGAGATTATGCGTGAGGGTGGGAAGAAGCTTTGTTGGCAGAGATGA